Proteins encoded by one window of Monoglobus pectinilyticus:
- a CDS encoding N4-gp56 family major capsid protein, protein MSINYNTQTTSTNNLGNNVTPELKAYYDRQMIRFASPKLVHGQFGQNKPIPKGSGKTIEFRRFSPLPKALKPLTEGVTPKGNQLNVTTVESTVDQYGDYVTLSDILTLSAIDNVIVETQNVLGDQAGRTLDTVIREKVNAGTNVQYGNGKSDRNLLVGGAENYEDNDYLNVAAVKRAVATLKRNNAQPMKDGCYVAIIHPDVANDLTNDPDWKEIKQNVDPKDWYNGTIGKIHGVVFVESTEAKIFRAAPLRTVENIETGDPESLTVAKVNGKTITVSEEIAAKDAAALSGKAVQINGFDYSIISAAAGSAGSASITLSETPSATIVPGTTIYPAGAGKDGRDIYSTLFIGQNAYGVTNITGGGLETIIKQKGSAGTGDPLDQRSTVGWKATQTAEILSPEFMVRVETTCSY, encoded by the coding sequence ATGAGTATAAATTATAATACACAAACTACATCAACCAATAATCTTGGAAATAACGTTACTCCTGAATTGAAAGCGTATTACGACAGACAGATGATTAGGTTTGCCAGCCCAAAACTGGTTCATGGACAGTTCGGACAGAACAAGCCTATCCCAAAGGGTTCAGGAAAGACTATTGAATTCCGCAGATTCAGCCCGCTGCCTAAAGCGCTCAAACCTTTAACCGAAGGAGTAACGCCTAAGGGCAACCAGCTCAATGTCACAACAGTTGAATCCACTGTTGACCAATACGGTGATTATGTTACACTCTCTGACATATTAACCCTGTCCGCTATTGACAACGTTATAGTAGAAACACAAAATGTTTTAGGCGATCAGGCAGGAAGAACTCTTGACACAGTAATAAGAGAAAAGGTAAATGCCGGAACCAATGTGCAGTACGGAAACGGCAAGTCTGACCGAAATCTGCTGGTAGGCGGTGCTGAAAACTATGAGGATAACGATTATTTAAATGTGGCGGCTGTTAAAAGAGCTGTAGCAACACTGAAACGCAATAACGCTCAGCCAATGAAAGACGGCTGTTACGTGGCTATAATTCACCCTGATGTTGCCAACGATTTGACAAACGACCCGGACTGGAAAGAAATAAAGCAGAATGTTGACCCAAAAGACTGGTACAACGGCACAATAGGCAAAATTCATGGCGTTGTATTCGTTGAGTCCACAGAAGCTAAAATATTCAGGGCAGCTCCGCTCAGAACCGTTGAAAACATCGAGACCGGAGACCCTGAAAGCCTTACTGTTGCAAAGGTTAACGGTAAAACCATTACTGTTTCAGAAGAAATAGCCGCAAAGGACGCTGCTGCTCTGTCCGGCAAAGCTGTACAGATAAACGGATTTGACTACTCTATCATCTCAGCGGCAGCCGGAAGCGCCGGAAGCGCAAGCATCACGCTGTCTGAAACTCCAAGCGCTACTATTGTTCCTGGAACAACTATATATCCGGCAGGAGCCGGAAAGGACGGCAGGGACATATACTCTACTCTATTTATTGGTCAGAATGCTTATGGGGTTACTAATATAACAGGCGGCGGCCTTGAGACAATAATCAAACAGAAGGGAAGCGCAGGAACCGGAGACCCTCTCGACCAGAGAAGCACTGTCGGATGGAAAGCAACTCAGACAGCAGAAATACTCTCTCCGGAGTTTATGGTTAGAGTTGAAACAACTTGCAGCTATTAG
- a CDS encoding S-layer homology domain-containing protein, which produces MRTFKRSLALVLAIAMVLTTFGMTVVSAAQYNDTEGHWAESYINTWSGYGVIQGDGGYFRPDDAITRAEVAQVTDNVISYEKIADNMFTDVSTTDWFADAVLKLVAAGTLTGNGDGTMTPNNYMTREEAMTMLARAYGLTVENTQAGITQYADYQNISDYATGYVGAMTAAGYVGGYEDGTIRPKDYISRAEFVKIIDNMIKLYITEPGSYGPEYVGGIVMIKTGGVTLNGIVAGGVVVSPQVSGDVTITGSQISGDIVNLSEKANVTSNTGNVTNPSATTKPNNIVIGGGGSGGGGNGGGPASLTVKFHYGENYGTVKTRSVTKGKKLSESSVPTPTESNWDGLWYTSKSAAEKCSGTTFDPTVSAVNKNYDLYAGHINNYDLKDVEIAVDNKTDYVNVYVGDVLTATNLAPAAAKNYVSYQWYRTKESNGTGDKISGATKSTYTAVEADKGMYLKVVVTGDGTNYNGTVSDVSTIVLAKDAPSIYPEKTTAAFGNDAATTVTLTEGQTITGVKTESGEMLTADQYTFDAETGKLTISKDYLAGLTDGQNVFTIVVSDDAAYNVTFVVTTTGGPTEGPVPTEEPEPTATPVTPDKPTATPVTPDKPTATPVTPDKPTATPVTPDKPTATPVTPDKPTATPVTPDKPTATPVTPDEPTATPLPTATVAPIQKYVATVNVTGGKAVLKDANGNTYPLVEVSNPTEEPVPTATASTEEPTEAPATAKPTMPPLTEITESYTFIADDFNSAGTLPISEGTMLDNGKVYSPAGNNAATNKKSSEINGASHLNSMRLKGAQNSLVFKTAVDVAVTVYGNAHDSRVYAAGTTNGGVELGKGQTGSGVFTFNASAGTTVYLTAVNDADNSGGDLFIAGFTVEPTANAAAEDGAVQYLIPEGDVVTVDATPDTAGLYPIVTVKGADGQDIAVSDNKFTMPGQNVTTEVTFGDAPATATPAPTATVSPEPTATATVAPPTATPVFPSYANWNIGQAKIDTTDGAAAEVVYPAEGGKAAIEVTSRNIYTTLDQEVSAGQANVSLDVYIDPAVPKNFRIYLESGTENYQNPNGEYVFAEVANNNNSSVNYGPNPAEENKLFDYSQMTAGWYKFNITLDYEGTDFITLEVTAPDGTVAGTAKMGAIAGKSTALRQVRLIQTAAAAQFADMAITVSGQPTATPAPSTPSPTAVPVSSIVVPANDLTLDGGAVLSDNAGQNYTWTEKATDEMKSTFGDPIDSVNTAKFALMNGDGRNVSKTINIPADGEYKLMVMSIEYNNRYFTASVDNGAAIEPESQTPGKMATNNAGGSNVDLTVTEYNLGTLTNGEHTVKVISAANNSRNILAIAVVPVAAPATPDPSATPEPNKYIATVNVTGGTAVLKDAEGNVYPTYAPEATVAPTIEPSAEPSDAPTAEPSDAPTDEPAATATTAPVTPVTYKYTSTSEIKGGNLCEGDTCTFVDEASEEIRTLFADGSDAAKVAPALTANYKNYVGGTGSKASQPYIEGINLEPGTYNVYYLGYNNEVAIDATIGDISFSIPAASGVAVAREDNNASRVLKAYKFTFTAETALTNATLKFNTTEQWLPDIFSVILTNTTVAANAAGVDGAVQYLIPEGDVVTVDATAETAGQVASVTVTGADGQDVKVENNKFTMPGQNVTADITFAEAPATATPEATAAPTAKPAEVMIAGDMTLNGSAKVYNDAPKEPTAAYTEEYSNIFGENFSKAGTSKVGFLGSNFGGYVTKNYTIDETGSYKAYIMVSYAQSNNQFALSKDGTQVVQGTLVDKSEKVGTNGQDLFIYTYDIDNLEAGTYEFKYYSELGQCSDFVAAAIVAAEAPATATPAPATETPAPATATPEATEAPTPDPSATPSVRYTYTKGATTNGSFDVQNVSHPELVTKTADTANKVKWTAKNDLAKFENIVDPEPITVGDITIDPLNNATGGASDFWKHNTDTVDGISGNGNPRPSSLTGTPSDKDLPTNGTVLKLTSAKSGQAVVNYMTNAGKIFTVIEAKQGETTGSYLYQVTAPSKAAYTSDPIEMKVGYDYYVFVPASKIAVGYIEFTPYIETTEAFAGDTIKVLPSANDGYSVDEVSYTPENGNKTVVSQNAEGYTFSMPEANVEINVAFKEGAEPSETPAPTATAAPATETPEPTEAPATETPVPSATATPTEAPATETPAPTDAPVSTIAPIPAKGMTLPSGVNTTDKSSKVYNWNDKATDEMKAVFGDPLTGVNTEALVPMGAADRTISAKINVSAEQAGSYKLMVLGIEYSNRYYNVKVDSGNAIAPENTNPGKVALIDPTESNSDLTITTYDLGELTEGEHTISVISAANNSRDFFAMGFVKYTPAPATETPAPTEEPATATPEPSATAEPTEAPATETPAPSATAMPIDDYIKANIDDVNNQLVDGDVQYAQLVPNYDNSTVDVEVLDGTIKNMSVVKSIEAAIGLVNKYDPVAKYAVHYDGSDYATVSAANEAATNFDTVDNRPDGYKSYNPVTVFGKDDSPSAIAIGKAVSASLGLNTEQFNSISTTDLATFLGYLEANSKYSVNVTAYGADGNSIFTYKFIFADKQPVPTATAEPTATPEATATAAPIVVNMFDKSAVAISAGSQDTGLYWDNTKSGNMALIKSSVVGSFEGAQGIILREGTSGAVSVNVYKTKATTATDVDATQIATREIKMTGGYTPNYDNIISFEDGTTFESDDNILIKLSAIDHSSYCGNYSTCTISFDMPRYDIALDTFENGVASINSKSNPTVANAITKAAEGELVFVTATANADYELADVQYKGASESDYTKSASIAGAKTTAVAFEMPGEAATVKPIINALTYVTASISADNGSVTFTDGVASDTNRAITGKNVSFTVSANDGYAVESVKVMAGNDDVSSSVGLVENLGVYSFTTPLTDFTVTVNYIEAKAITVASVSNGSVSVENVTRPELIKKELNTAASVTWKAYDETANAIAANATDPDPITIDGVGVVDLPNNNDSATATDKKWTRGTSYKFDSSIGNFTGSISGGGNPRPSSFSGTPSATNLPAAGTVFEFTAAADGQMQIAYFAGSGKTLYLLESEPNADKGTQLATFTGANANAITDVFEVKAGNTYYFFGGATKAQYFGFKFVPYNYTILGVAGDTIKVNATPESGNYVVDTVTYATATEPSNSIPVVDNGDGYTFEMPNDAVTVNATFVNSII; this is translated from the coding sequence ATGAGAACCTTTAAGAGAAGTTTGGCCTTAGTATTGGCCATCGCTATGGTTTTGACCACCTTTGGTATGACCGTTGTTTCAGCGGCTCAGTACAATGATACTGAAGGTCATTGGGCTGAGAGTTATATCAACACTTGGTCTGGCTATGGCGTAATCCAGGGCGACGGCGGTTATTTCAGACCTGACGACGCTATTACGCGTGCAGAAGTTGCACAGGTAACCGATAATGTTATCAGTTATGAAAAAATTGCTGATAATATGTTCACAGACGTATCAACTACAGACTGGTTTGCTGACGCAGTATTAAAGCTGGTTGCCGCTGGTACTCTCACAGGTAACGGGGACGGAACGATGACTCCGAATAACTACATGACCCGTGAAGAGGCTATGACAATGCTTGCGCGTGCGTATGGTCTTACAGTTGAGAATACTCAGGCAGGCATTACCCAGTATGCTGACTATCAGAACATTTCTGACTACGCTACAGGTTATGTTGGAGCTATGACCGCTGCCGGATATGTAGGCGGATATGAAGACGGAACAATTCGTCCTAAGGATTATATCTCCAGAGCAGAGTTCGTTAAGATTATTGATAATATGATTAAGCTTTACATAACAGAGCCTGGTTCATACGGTCCAGAATATGTTGGCGGTATAGTTATGATAAAGACAGGCGGCGTTACCCTTAACGGAATCGTTGCAGGCGGCGTTGTTGTATCACCTCAGGTGAGCGGCGATGTTACTATAACAGGTTCACAGATTTCAGGGGATATCGTTAATCTCTCTGAAAAAGCAAACGTTACATCAAACACAGGTAATGTTACAAACCCAAGCGCAACCACAAAGCCTAACAATATTGTTATAGGCGGCGGTGGCAGCGGCGGTGGCGGTAACGGCGGCGGACCCGCATCACTTACTGTTAAATTCCACTATGGTGAAAATTACGGAACTGTTAAGACTAGAAGTGTAACAAAAGGCAAGAAGTTGTCAGAAAGTTCTGTTCCTACACCGACCGAAAGCAATTGGGACGGTCTTTGGTACACATCTAAGTCAGCAGCAGAGAAATGCAGCGGTACTACATTCGATCCGACTGTTTCAGCTGTTAACAAGAATTATGATTTGTATGCAGGACATATTAATAACTATGATCTGAAAGACGTGGAAATAGCTGTTGATAATAAGACTGATTATGTCAACGTTTATGTTGGAGATGTTTTAACAGCTACGAATCTTGCTCCGGCAGCTGCTAAGAATTATGTATCATATCAATGGTACAGAACAAAAGAAAGCAATGGAACAGGAGACAAGATTTCCGGAGCAACAAAGAGCACATATACAGCTGTAGAAGCCGATAAGGGCATGTATCTAAAAGTTGTAGTTACAGGTGATGGAACAAACTATAATGGAACTGTGTCTGATGTTTCAACTATAGTTTTGGCAAAAGACGCTCCTTCTATCTATCCTGAAAAGACAACAGCAGCATTTGGAAATGACGCAGCAACAACTGTAACTCTGACAGAAGGTCAGACAATTACTGGAGTTAAGACTGAGAGCGGAGAAATGCTTACAGCTGATCAGTATACTTTTGATGCTGAAACAGGAAAACTCACAATCTCAAAGGATTATCTTGCAGGATTGACAGACGGACAAAATGTATTCACAATTGTAGTATCTGATGATGCTGCTTATAATGTAACATTTGTTGTTACAACAACAGGCGGCCCTACAGAAGGACCGGTTCCTACAGAAGAGCCTGAGCCGACAGCAACACCGGTAACACCGGATAAGCCGACAGCAACACCGGTAACACCGGATAAACCAACAGCAACACCGGTAACACCGGATAAGCCGACAGCAACACCGGTAACACCGGATAAGCCAACAGCAACACCGGTAACGCCGGATAAGCCAACAGCAACACCGGTAACACCGGATAAGCCGACAGCAACACCGGTAACACCGGATGAGCCGACAGCAACACCATTACCAACAGCAACCGTAGCACCGATTCAGAAGTATGTAGCAACGGTTAACGTAACAGGTGGTAAAGCTGTACTTAAGGATGCGAACGGAAATACTTATCCTTTAGTAGAAGTTTCTAATCCTACAGAAGAACCTGTTCCGACAGCAACAGCTTCAACAGAGGAGCCAACAGAAGCCCCGGCAACAGCAAAACCGACAATGCCGCCGCTTACAGAGATTACAGAAAGCTACACATTTATAGCAGATGATTTCAATTCAGCAGGAACTTTGCCGATCAGCGAAGGTACAATGCTTGATAACGGAAAAGTATATTCACCAGCTGGAAACAATGCTGCGACAAACAAGAAATCTTCAGAAATTAATGGAGCTAGTCATCTTAATTCAATGCGTCTGAAGGGCGCTCAGAACTCATTGGTATTTAAAACAGCCGTTGACGTTGCGGTAACTGTATATGGAAATGCTCATGATTCCAGAGTATATGCAGCAGGCACAACAAACGGCGGAGTTGAATTGGGTAAAGGCCAAACAGGAAGCGGAGTATTTACATTTAATGCAAGTGCTGGAACCACTGTATATTTGACAGCTGTTAACGACGCTGACAATTCGGGCGGAGACTTGTTTATAGCAGGATTTACTGTAGAACCTACAGCCAATGCAGCGGCTGAAGATGGTGCGGTTCAATATTTAATCCCGGAAGGCGATGTAGTAACAGTAGACGCAACACCTGATACAGCAGGTTTGTATCCGATAGTAACAGTTAAGGGTGCAGACGGACAGGACATCGCGGTAAGCGATAACAAGTTCACAATGCCGGGACAGAATGTAACAACGGAAGTAACATTCGGTGACGCACCGGCAACAGCAACACCGGCTCCAACAGCTACTGTTTCACCGGAACCGACAGCCACAGCAACAGTTGCTCCTCCGACAGCTACACCTGTATTCCCAAGCTATGCTAACTGGAATATCGGTCAAGCAAAAATCGATACCACAGATGGCGCGGCAGCAGAAGTAGTATATCCTGCTGAAGGCGGAAAAGCAGCTATCGAAGTAACGAGCAGAAATATTTACACAACTTTGGATCAGGAAGTCTCAGCAGGTCAGGCTAATGTTTCATTAGATGTATATATTGACCCGGCAGTTCCAAAGAACTTTAGAATTTATTTAGAGAGCGGAACAGAGAACTATCAGAATCCTAATGGTGAATATGTATTTGCAGAAGTAGCAAATAACAACAATTCATCTGTAAATTATGGACCTAATCCGGCAGAAGAAAATAAGCTGTTTGATTATAGTCAAATGACAGCCGGCTGGTATAAGTTTAATATCACTCTCGACTATGAAGGAACAGACTTTATTACTTTAGAAGTTACAGCTCCGGATGGCACAGTGGCAGGCACAGCAAAGATGGGCGCAATTGCAGGTAAGTCTACAGCTTTAAGACAGGTTCGTCTTATTCAGACAGCTGCAGCCGCACAATTTGCAGATATGGCTATAACCGTATCAGGTCAGCCGACAGCTACCCCGGCTCCTTCTACACCAAGTCCGACAGCGGTTCCGGTATCTTCAATAGTAGTTCCTGCTAATGATTTGACTTTAGACGGCGGGGCAGTGCTTAGCGATAACGCTGGTCAAAATTATACATGGACTGAAAAAGCAACAGATGAGATGAAATCAACATTTGGCGATCCAATCGATAGCGTTAACACAGCAAAGTTTGCTTTAATGAACGGCGATGGAAGAAATGTATCTAAGACAATCAATATTCCGGCTGACGGCGAATATAAGCTGATGGTTATGAGTATTGAATATAATAACAGATACTTTACAGCGAGTGTTGATAATGGCGCTGCAATTGAACCCGAGAGTCAAACTCCAGGTAAGATGGCAACAAATAATGCAGGTGGAAGCAATGTTGATTTGACTGTGACAGAATATAATTTAGGCACTTTAACAAATGGAGAACATACAGTTAAGGTAATATCTGCAGCTAATAACAGCAGAAATATTTTGGCTATAGCTGTAGTTCCGGTTGCTGCACCGGCAACACCTGATCCGTCAGCAACACCAGAACCAAATAAGTATATTGCAACAGTTAACGTAACAGGCGGAACAGCTGTTCTTAAGGATGCAGAAGGAAATGTTTATCCTACATATGCACCTGAAGCTACAGTAGCGCCAACCATAGAACCTTCAGCAGAGCCGTCAGATGCTCCTACAGCGGAACCGTCAGACGCTCCAACAGATGAGCCTGCTGCTACAGCAACAACAGCTCCTGTTACACCTGTAACATATAAATATACATCAACCTCAGAAATTAAGGGTGGAAATTTGTGCGAAGGCGATACATGCACATTTGTTGATGAAGCAAGTGAAGAGATTAGAACTTTGTTTGCGGATGGAAGCGATGCTGCTAAAGTAGCTCCTGCATTAACAGCTAACTATAAGAATTATGTAGGTGGAACAGGCAGTAAGGCATCACAGCCATACATTGAAGGAATAAACTTAGAGCCGGGTACGTACAACGTTTATTATTTGGGCTATAACAACGAAGTTGCAATTGATGCTACTATTGGAGACATAAGTTTCTCAATCCCTGCAGCCAGCGGAGTTGCGGTAGCTAGGGAAGATAATAATGCATCTCGTGTATTAAAGGCATATAAGTTTACATTTACTGCAGAAACAGCTTTAACAAACGCTACATTAAAATTTAACACAACAGAACAATGGTTGCCGGATATATTCTCAGTTATTTTGACAAATACAACAGTTGCAGCTAACGCTGCTGGTGTTGATGGTGCAGTTCAATATCTGATTCCGGAAGGCGATGTAGTAACAGTTGACGCAACAGCTGAAACTGCCGGTCAGGTTGCATCAGTTACAGTAACGGGTGCAGACGGACAGGACGTTAAAGTTGAGAATAACAAGTTCACAATGCCAGGACAGAATGTAACAGCAGACATAACATTTGCTGAAGCACCTGCAACAGCAACACCGGAAGCAACAGCAGCTCCTACAGCTAAACCTGCGGAAGTTATGATTGCCGGTGATATGACTCTCAACGGCAGCGCAAAAGTTTATAATGACGCACCAAAAGAGCCGACAGCTGCTTACACTGAGGAATATTCGAATATCTTTGGTGAAAACTTCTCTAAGGCTGGAACAAGCAAAGTTGGATTCCTTGGTTCAAACTTTGGCGGATATGTAACAAAGAATTACACAATCGATGAGACCGGATCATATAAAGCATATATTATGGTATCATATGCACAGAGCAATAACCAGTTTGCGTTAAGCAAGGATGGTACACAGGTTGTTCAGGGAACATTGGTTGACAAGAGTGAAAAGGTAGGAACAAACGGTCAGGATTTGTTTATCTATACATATGATATAGATAACTTAGAAGCCGGAACATATGAATTTAAGTACTATTCAGAACTTGGTCAGTGTTCAGACTTCGTAGCTGCTGCTATAGTTGCCGCTGAAGCACCTGCAACAGCAACACCTGCACCTGCAACAGAAACACCGGCTCCAGCTACAGCAACACCTGAAGCTACAGAAGCGCCGACACCGGACCCATCAGCTACACCTAGTGTAAGATATACATATACAAAGGGTGCAACAACAAACGGTTCATTTGACGTTCAGAATGTATCTCATCCGGAGTTAGTTACAAAAACAGCTGACACAGCTAATAAAGTTAAGTGGACAGCAAAAAATGACCTAGCAAAATTTGAGAATATAGTAGATCCTGAGCCAATTACCGTAGGTGATATTACAATTGATCCTCTTAATAATGCTACAGGCGGAGCGTCAGATTTCTGGAAGCATAACACAGATACAGTTGACGGTATCAGCGGAAATGGTAATCCTCGTCCGTCTTCGTTGACTGGTACTCCTTCAGATAAGGACTTGCCGACAAATGGAACAGTTTTAAAACTTACATCTGCAAAGAGCGGTCAGGCAGTAGTTAACTATATGACTAATGCAGGTAAGATATTTACAGTTATTGAAGCTAAACAGGGCGAAACAACCGGATCATACTTATATCAGGTAACAGCTCCGTCAAAAGCTGCATATACATCTGATCCTATTGAGATGAAGGTTGGATACGATTATTATGTATTCGTTCCGGCTTCTAAGATTGCAGTTGGATATATCGAGTTTACACCATATATTGAAACTACCGAGGCATTTGCCGGTGATACAATTAAAGTATTGCCATCTGCAAACGATGGATATTCAGTAGACGAAGTAAGCTATACACCTGAAAACGGAAATAAAACTGTTGTTTCTCAAAATGCAGAAGGTTATACATTTAGTATGCCGGAAGCAAATGTGGAGATAAATGTTGCATTCAAAGAAGGCGCAGAGCCAAGTGAAACACCGGCTCCTACAGCAACAGCTGCACCTGCAACAGAAACACCGGAGCCAACAGAGGCACCAGCAACAGAAACTCCTGTTCCAAGTGCAACAGCAACTCCAACAGAGGCACCTGCAACAGAAACACCGGCGCCTACAGATGCACCTGTATCAACAATAGCTCCAATACCAGCAAAGGGAATGACTTTACCTAGCGGAGTTAATACAACAGATAAGTCAAGTAAGGTATATAATTGGAATGATAAAGCAACAGATGAAATGAAGGCAGTATTTGGTGATCCTTTAACAGGAGTTAATACTGAAGCTTTAGTTCCAATGGGTGCTGCAGACAGAACTATTTCAGCAAAAATAAATGTTTCAGCAGAACAGGCTGGAAGTTATAAGTTAATGGTTTTGGGTATCGAATACAGTAACAGATACTATAATGTAAAGGTTGATTCAGGAAATGCGATTGCACCTGAGAATACGAATCCAGGTAAGGTAGCATTGATAGACCCGACAGAAAGTAATTCAGACTTAACAATAACGACTTACGATTTGGGTGAACTAACAGAGGGTGAACATACAATTTCTGTAATTTCAGCTGCAAACAACAGCAGAGATTTCTTTGCAATGGGTTTTGTAAAATATACACCGGCTCCGGCAACCGAGACACCGGCTCCAACTGAGGAGCCGGCAACGGCTACTCCTGAACCGAGTGCAACAGCAGAACCTACAGAAGCACCAGCAACAGAAACTCCGGCACCATCAGCAACAGCTATGCCGATTGATGACTATATCAAAGCTAATATTGATGATGTTAACAATCAGTTAGTAGACGGAGACGTTCAATATGCACAATTGGTACCTAACTATGATAACAGTACTGTTGATGTAGAAGTTCTTGACGGAACAATAAAAAATATGAGCGTTGTAAAATCTATTGAAGCAGCTATAGGTCTCGTAAATAAGTATGACCCGGTTGCAAAGTATGCTGTTCATTATGATGGTTCTGATTATGCAACAGTAAGCGCTGCAAATGAAGCAGCAACAAACTTTGATACGGTTGATAACAGACCGGATGGTTATAAGAGCTACAATCCTGTAACAGTATTCGGAAAAGACGATTCTCCTTCAGCTATTGCTATAGGAAAAGCGGTATCAGCTTCACTAGGATTAAATACAGAACAGTTTAATAGCATTTCAACAACAGACCTTGCTACATTCTTAGGATATCTTGAAGCAAATTCAAAATATTCTGTAAATGTAACAGCTTATGGTGCAGATGGAAACTCAATCTTCACATATAAGTTTATATTTGCTGACAAACAACCAGTTCCGACTGCAACAGCAGAGCCAACAGCAACACCAGAGGCGACAGCGACAGCTGCACCAATTGTTGTAAATATGTTCGATAAGAGTGCTGTTGCAATTTCTGCTGGAAGCCAGGATACTGGATTATACTGGGATAATACTAAGAGTGGAAACATGGCTCTTATAAAATCATCGGTAGTTGGTTCGTTTGAAGGTGCTCAAGGTATCATACTTCGTGAAGGAACTAGCGGTGCAGTGTCTGTAAATGTTTATAAGACAAAGGCAACTACAGCTACTGATGTTGATGCAACTCAGATTGCAACCAGAGAAATTAAAATGACTGGTGGTTATACGCCAAATTATGATAATATCATTTCATTTGAAGATGGAACAACATTTGAAAGTGATGATAATATTTTAATAAAACTTTCAGCAATTGATCATTCAAGTTATTGTGGTAATTATAGCACTTGTACAATTTCATTTGATATGCCAAGATATGATATAGCTCTTGATACATTTGAAAACGGTGTTGCTTCAATTAACTCAAAATCTAATCCAACTGTTGCTAATGCAATAACAAAAGCGGCAGAAGGTGAACTCGTTTTTGTTACTGCAACAGCTAATGCAGATTATGAACTTGCAGATGTTCAGTATAAAGGAGCAAGTGAATCTGATTACACAAAATCTGCTAGTATTGCTGGCGCAAAAACTACAGCTGTTGCATTTGAAATGCCTGGTGAGGCGGCAACAGTTAAACCTATAATTAATGCGCTTACATATGTAACAGCTTCTATTTCCGCTGATAATGGTTCTGTAACGTTTACTGATGGAGTAGCATCAGATACAAACAGAGCTATAACAGGTAAGAATGTTTCATTTACTGTTAGTGCCAATGATGGATATGCAGTTGAATCTGTAAAAGTCATGGCAGGTAATGATGATGTTTCAAGTAGTGTTGGATTAGTTGAAAACCTTGGTGTATATTCGTTTACTACACCTTTAACAGATTTTACTGTAACTGTAAATTATATAGAAGCTAAAGCCATAACTGTTGCTTCTGTATCTAATGGTAGTGTTTCAGTAGAAAACGTGACAAGACCTGAGCTAATAAAAAAGGAACTCAATACTGCTGCTTCAGTAACATGGAAAGCCTATGATGAAACAGCAAATGCTATTGCAGCAAACGCAACAGACCCTGATCCAATTACTATAGATGGTGTCGGCGTTGTTGATTTGCCAAATAATAATGATAGTGCAACAGCAACAGATAAGAAGTGGACACGTGGTACTAGTTATAAATTTGATTCATCAATAGGTAATTTTACTGGAAGTATATCCGGTGGAGGAAATCCACGTCCGTCATCTTTTAGCGGAACTCCGAGTGCAACAAATCTTCCGGCAGCAGGTACCGTATTTGAGTTTACGGCAGCCGCAGACGGACAGATGCAAATTGCATATTTTGCAGGAAGTGGTAAGACATTATATTTGTTAGAGTCTGAACCGAATGCAGATAAAGGAACACAACTTGCAACATTTACAGGCGCAAATGCCAATGCTATTACAGACGTATTTGAAGTGAAGGCAGGAAATACTTATTATTTCTTTGGTGGAGCAACAAAAGCTCAGTATTTTGGATTTAAGTTTGTGCCTTATAATTATACAATTTTAGGTGTAGCTGGTGATACTATTAAAGTAAACGCTACTCCTGAAAGTGGAAATTATGTAGTAGATACTGTAACATATGCTACAGCAACAGAACCTAGTAATTCTATACCAGTTGTTGATAATGGTGATGGTTATACTTTTGAAATGCCTAATGATGCCGTTACAGTGAATGCAACTTTTGTTAATTCAATTATTTAA